In the genome of Leeuwenhoekiella sp. MAR_2009_132, one region contains:
- a CDS encoding UDP-N-acetylmuramate--L-alanine ligase, whose amino-acid sequence MKVHFIAIGGSAMHNLALALHHKGYTISGSDDAIFEPSKTRLADYGLLPIELGWFPDKITSDLDAVILGMHAKEDNPELLKAQAEGIKIYSYPEFLYEQSKEKTRVVIGGSHGKTTITAMILHVLHYQNKEVDFMVGAQLPGFDTMVHLTEENDFILLEGDEYLSSPIDRRPKFHLYKPNIALISGIAWDHVNVFPTYENYIEQFEIFAESISRGGILVYNEEDAEVRRIAEAAEAPTRKHPYSTPEYTIEDGETLLETPEGPMPISVFGKHNLNNLAGAKWICQHMGVDEDDFYEAIASFEGAAKRLEKIGETATNIAFKDFAHSPSKVKATTEAVKNQFPDKRLVACLELHTYSSLNADFIKGYKGALDAAEEAVVFYSPEAVAIKKLETISKEQIAQAFERDDLTIFTDATTFKDFLVNSKFNDSVLLLMSSGNYGGLDFDKIQELL is encoded by the coding sequence ATGAAAGTACATTTTATAGCAATAGGTGGTAGTGCAATGCATAATCTAGCCTTAGCGCTTCATCACAAAGGATATACAATTAGCGGGAGTGATGATGCTATTTTTGAACCTTCTAAGACTCGTTTAGCTGATTACGGTTTATTACCAATTGAACTAGGCTGGTTTCCAGATAAAATTACATCAGATTTAGATGCGGTTATTCTGGGTATGCACGCAAAAGAAGATAATCCTGAATTACTCAAAGCACAAGCAGAAGGGATAAAAATATACTCCTATCCAGAATTTTTATACGAACAGTCAAAGGAAAAAACTCGTGTAGTTATTGGTGGTTCTCACGGAAAAACTACCATAACCGCTATGATTTTGCATGTACTGCATTATCAGAATAAAGAGGTAGATTTTATGGTGGGAGCGCAGCTACCGGGATTTGATACGATGGTGCATTTGACCGAAGAGAATGACTTTATTCTTCTTGAAGGAGATGAGTATTTATCATCGCCTATAGACCGAAGACCAAAATTTCATTTATACAAGCCTAATATTGCATTGATTAGTGGTATTGCCTGGGACCACGTTAACGTGTTTCCGACGTATGAAAATTATATTGAGCAATTTGAGATTTTTGCTGAGTCAATCTCACGAGGAGGTATTCTTGTTTATAATGAAGAAGATGCTGAGGTAAGACGAATTGCTGAAGCAGCTGAAGCGCCAACGCGCAAACATCCCTACTCGACACCAGAATACACCATCGAAGATGGGGAGACGCTTTTAGAAACTCCAGAAGGGCCAATGCCTATATCTGTTTTTGGGAAACATAACTTAAATAATCTTGCAGGTGCAAAATGGATTTGTCAACATATGGGTGTTGACGAAGACGATTTTTATGAGGCTATAGCCAGTTTTGAGGGGGCAGCAAAACGTCTCGAAAAGATAGGTGAAACAGCCACTAATATTGCGTTTAAAGATTTTGCTCACTCGCCTTCAAAAGTTAAAGCAACTACTGAGGCTGTAAAGAATCAATTTCCTGATAAGCGCTTAGTTGCTTGTTTAGAACTACATACATATAGTAGCTTAAATGCCGATTTTATAAAAGGCTACAAAGGAGCATTAGATGCTGCTGAAGAAGCAGTTGTTTTCTATTCACCAGAAGCAGTTGCTATCAAAAAGCTTGAAACTATAAGTAAAGAACAAATTGCTCAAGCGTTCGAGCGGGATGATTTGACCATTTTTACAGATGCTACAACCTTCAAGGATTTCCTTGTAAATTCAAAATTTAACGATAGTGTATTGTTGTTAATGAGTAGTGGTAATTATGGTGGTTTAGACTTTGATAAAATTCAAGAGTTACTTTAG
- a CDS encoding tetratricopeptide repeat protein, whose amino-acid sequence MRIRLMLFIFLLKFSISGNAQSTEFVMAENYYKAEKFEKAKPILLSYLKKYPKDKLTREYLGDIASYDKKWDTALGYYEELVKEQSSNANYHFKYGGALGMKALSISRIRALTYIDDIKEHFHKAAELDPNHIETRWALVELYLQLPGIIGGSTSKARDYALELQKISPVDGYLARGYVEEHQNNLKEAEQFYKSAIKVGGSPTTYAKLIALYEKDNEPQKALDAATTSFKIHKRNQINYQIGKIAAEFNIEPVLGLASLKQYIANYSYKDGVPVGWAQYRMAQIYKNQGDKTRALHYINLCLQDLPDFDKAIDEKKNILAM is encoded by the coding sequence ATGCGCATACGTTTAATGCTTTTCATTTTTTTACTAAAATTTTCAATTTCCGGTAATGCTCAAAGCACCGAATTTGTAATGGCTGAAAACTATTACAAAGCTGAAAAGTTTGAAAAAGCAAAGCCTATTTTACTCTCTTATTTAAAAAAATATCCTAAAGATAAACTCACTCGCGAATATTTAGGAGATATCGCTTCTTACGATAAAAAATGGGATACTGCTCTAGGTTATTATGAAGAATTGGTTAAGGAGCAATCCTCTAATGCAAATTATCATTTTAAATATGGTGGGGCATTAGGTATGAAAGCTTTGAGTATAAGTCGTATTAGAGCATTAACCTATATAGACGATATAAAAGAACACTTTCATAAAGCAGCAGAACTAGATCCTAATCATATAGAAACCCGCTGGGCTCTTGTAGAGTTATATCTGCAATTACCGGGTATTATAGGAGGTAGCACAAGTAAAGCACGTGATTATGCTTTAGAGCTTCAGAAGATATCTCCTGTAGATGGCTATTTAGCAAGAGGCTATGTAGAGGAGCATCAAAATAATTTAAAGGAAGCCGAACAATTCTACAAAAGTGCCATTAAGGTAGGTGGCTCTCCTACTACCTATGCTAAGCTTATAGCGCTTTATGAAAAGGACAACGAGCCGCAGAAAGCTTTAGATGCAGCCACAACAAGTTTTAAAATACATAAGCGCAATCAAATAAATTACCAGATAGGTAAAATTGCGGCAGAATTTAATATAGAGCCTGTTTTAGGTCTGGCAAGTCTTAAGCAATATATTGCAAACTACTCGTATAAAGATGGTGTTCCTGTGGGCTGGGCGCAATATAGGATGGCTCAGATTTATAAAAATCAGGGTGATAAAACCCGTGCTTTACATTATATAAATTTGTGTCTTCAAGATCTTCCTGATTTTGATAAGGCTATAGATGAGAAAAAGAATATTCTTGCTATGTGA
- a CDS encoding DUF4136 domain-containing protein, with protein sequence MMKYFLVLVVSFFIISCGSTQVNYDYDEQINFAEYKTYNFLPDMQTGLSQLDANRLVDAIDIVMQQKGFVKSETPDLLINIISDQYRENSQNSVGVGVGGGSYGGGLSIGAGIPLGGSKDHQTITIDLVDSKKDMLVWQAVSDSNIALNTNPQDRVSYYTKVSQKIFKNFPPEK encoded by the coding sequence ATGATGAAGTATTTTTTAGTTTTAGTGGTTTCGTTTTTTATAATTTCTTGTGGTTCTACTCAGGTTAACTATGATTATGATGAGCAAATAAATTTTGCAGAATACAAAACCTATAATTTTCTCCCAGATATGCAAACAGGTTTGAGTCAGTTAGATGCAAATCGCCTAGTTGATGCTATAGATATAGTGATGCAACAAAAAGGGTTTGTAAAATCTGAAACTCCAGATTTATTAATAAATATTATCTCTGATCAATACCGTGAAAACTCGCAAAATTCAGTAGGCGTGGGTGTAGGTGGTGGTAGCTATGGTGGGGGTTTGAGTATTGGTGCAGGTATTCCTTTAGGCGGTAGCAAAGATCATCAGACTATAACAATAGATTTAGTAGATAGCAAAAAAGACATGCTGGTTTGGCAAGCAGTGAGCGACAGCAATATAGCGCTTAATACAAACCCTCAGGATCGGGTTTCTTACTACACAAAAGTGAGTCAGAAAATATTTAAAAATTTTCCGCCAGAAAAGTAA